In Solidesulfovibrio carbinoliphilus subsp. oakridgensis, the sequence CACGCTCAGGATATCGACACCGAACTCTTCCTCGCCAATGCTGAACGTGACGAGTTGGAGCAGTTCGGCGTCCTGTTTTTTGAGGGTCTCCTCCATGCGGCAAGCTCCCGTTTTGATGTGACCGCGAAATCCGCGGCGATACGTCCCGCTTTTCGACTATCTAGCCGAATTTCCCCGGGTTCGGCAAGGGCGCCGCTCCGGAAAGGCCGAAAACTACTCTCCCGAGGCTTCGCGCTGGCGTTCCTCGGGCGTCATGCTCCAATAGGGAAACCCGTCCCTGGTGCGCCGGACCTTGAGCTCGCTGTCCTCGCCCTTTTTCACTTTGACGGCGAAAAGGACGTCATGGCCGTCGAACTCGACCCAGGCGCCGGCCACCTTGACCTGGTCGCCCTCCTTGAGGCCGATGGCTCCCAGGTCCACGAATTCCTTGGGCCCGACATGCACGATCTCGACGGATTTGTCCTTTTTGTCCTCGATCTGGAGGGCCACGCCCGGGGCCATGCCCGGAATCGGCGTCACATCCACGATTTTGAGGACCCGCCCCTTGAGGGAATCGGCTTCCTTGGGGTCGAACATCCGATCGTACTCCCCGCCTTTTTCCCATCCCTTAATGTTGGGATTGGCCTTGGCGGCGGCGAGAGCCGTGCCCGGCAGGCACAATGCGGTCAAAAAGAGCGACAAGACAAGCGCACGCATGGCTATCTCCTTGCCGGCCATCGATATTGGCCGGCCATTTCGCATCGGGGCACCGCCGCGATACGGTTCCTTGCGGCCTGCGTCAATAGAGGAACTGGCCGTTTTCGTAAACCGTGGCCTCGTGGCCGTCGGCCAGGCGGGCCCGCACCCGTTTGGGTTCGGTATTGACCAGATCCCAGTGGAGGGCCGAATCGTTGAATCCCAGCTCCTCCTTGCGCGGCCCGTCAAGCCCGGCCGGATCGCCGTCAAAGGTGTCGGAGTAGGAGCTTCCCACGGCCACATGGCAGTTTCCGTGCGGCCCGCCGAAATTCTCGTCATAGAGCGTATTGGCCATGAACCGGTCGATCATGGAGAACCGCTTGTCGGTCAGGGAGAATTCGCCCAGGCGCGAGGCGCCCGGGTCCATGGCCAGCTGCTTGCGCACGAATTCCTCGCCCTGCTCGGCCGCGATGTCCGTCACCACGCCGTCCTTGAAGGTCAGGCGCACGCCCCGCACGTAGTTGCCGCTGCGGTACGACGGCTGGTCCGCGTAGTAGCGGCCGGAGGTGCCGCGCCAGTCAGGCGAGGTGAAGATCTCGAAGCTCGGGATGTTGTGGCCGGAAAGCCCAAGCCAGCGGCGATGCCGGCCGGGGGTGACCGTCAGGTCCACGTTGTCGGACTCGACGCGAAGGGAGACGGCCTTGATCGAGTTGAGCCAGGCCTTGATCTCCCGGGCTTCCTCGTAAAGCGTGCGCCATCGGGCCACGGGATCGGCATCCTTGAGGAAACAGGCGGCCGTGACCTGGGCGGCATATTCCCGGCCGGTCATGCCGGCCTTGGCGGCCAGTTCCTTGGTGGGATAGAGGCACAGGGTCCAGCCGAATTCGCCTTTCTCCTCCCGGCGGACCAGAATGTCGCGCAGGGGCTTTCTGGCCAGGGCGGCGGTGGCGATCCGCTTGGGGTCGATGCCGCTTAAGTGCGTCAGGCTGTCCGGGGCGAGCAGATGCATGGCGCCGTGGACGTTTTCGTGGAGCACGGCCTGACCGGGCGTCTGGAAGACGAGCTGGGCCTCGTCGGCGGAGCCGTAAAAGGCGGTTTCCATGGACGGAGTCAGGGTCAGGCGCGGCACGGGATTGAGTCCCCGGGCCAGGAGCTTGGCGTAGACCGCCTCGGCCAGGCCCAGGGCGGCCAGATCGAATTGGACGAGCACGACGTCCCCGGGCTTGTAGGGTTCCACCCGCGAGGTGGTTAGGCCCCACAACAGGACATCGGCATATTTGTCGAGTTGGGTGCGTGTCAGCACGGCAATTTCCTTTTTCACGGGGATATAGCGTGAAAGACATACCGGCGGCAAGGCCAGGTCCGTAGCGGCGGGTTGTGCGCCAACCCTTGCCATCTGCTTAAAAAACGACTACCTTACAACGTTCACGACATCGCGACCAGGGCGTCGCCGCCTGCGGGCGTGTCGTCAGGAGGATACCGTTTATGGCCAAAGAAGGCGCCATCGAGGTTGACGGTGTGGTGCAGGAAGCCCTGCCCAACGCCATGTTCCGTGTGGAGCTCGAAAACGGGCACGAAGTGCTGGCCCATATTTCCGGCAAAATGCGCAAGTTCTACATCCGCATCCTGCCCGGCGACCGGGTCAAGGTCGAGCTGTCGCCCTATGATCTGACCCGCGGCCGCATCACCTACCGCCTGAAGTAAGGCCGCCCGCCGCAGAAACGGGCGGCGCGGCCCGGAGAAGCCCCCAGGCCGCGCCGGCTCCCGGCTCACATCTCCGAGAGCAGCTCCAGCAGTTCCGCGTCCACGGCCACAAGCCGCTGGCGGAGTTCCGCCTGTTCTTCGGTCGGACGGCGGGTGAGCGCTTCCTTGCGCTCCCGCATCCGGGCCAGGCGGCCTTCCATCTCGGCCAGAAGGACCTCCCAGTCGATGCGCGGCCGGGCCTTGGCCTCGTCGATGGAAACCAGCGGCTCGGCGCCGGGCGTCAGGGTATATTCCTCCAGATACTGGGGGATGCGGACCGTCAGGCCAAACCGTTCCCGCACCAGCCCGGCCAGGGTGGTGAGCGCCTTCTGCTCGCCGTGGACCAGGAAGACCTGCGGGTGGTTGACCTTGAAATGCGAAAGCCAGGTGAGGATCTGGCTCTGCCCGGCGTGGGAGGAAAACCCGCCGATGGTGAAGATTTTCGCGTTGACGGCCACCTCCTCGCCGAGAATCCGAATGGTTTTGGCCCCGTCCACGATCTTGCGGCCGGGCGTGCCCATGGCCTGGAATCCCACGAAGACGATGCTCGCATCCTGGCGCCAGAGATTGTGGCGCAGGTGGTGCTTGACCCGGCCGGCGTTGCACATGCCGCTGGCCGAGATGACGATGGCCGGGCCCTTTAGGGTATTGATCTCCCGGGACTGGTCGGTGGTCTGGGTGAAGCGCAGGTTCGGCAGGGACAGCGGATCCTCGCCCCGGTCGAAAAGAACCCGGGTCTCGTCGTCGAGGTAGTCCGGGTTTCGCTTGAATATTTCCGTGGCCTTGGTGGCCAGCGGGCTGTCCACGAAGACCGGCAGGTCGGCCGGGATCTTGCCTTCCTTCGAGAGCAGGTGCAGGCAAAAAAGGATCTCCTGGGTCCGCTCCACGGCAAAGGCCGGGATGATGACCTTGCCGCCGCGTTCGTAGCTGTAGGCGATGGCCTCGGCCAGCTCCCGGCGGCTCTGGGATTCGTCTTTGTGGTCCCGGTCGCCGTAGGTGCCCTCCAGGAAGAGGTAGTCCGCGTCCACGGGCTTGTCGGGGTTGTTGACCAGGAGCTGGTCGGGCCGGCCGAGGTCGCCGGAAAAGAGCATGCGGGTGCGGGCACCGTCTTTTTCCAGCGTCAGCTCGATGAAGGCCGAACCCAGGATATGCCCGGCGTTGTGGTAGACGGCGGTCACGCCCGGAGCCGGGGAAAAGGCCTGGCCGTAGGGTATGGCCACGAGCCTGTCCACGGTTGCGGCCGCGTCGGCCCGGGTGTAGAGGGCCTCGACCATCCGGCCGCCGTGGCGGCGGCTTTTGCGGCTGGCCCACTCGGCTTCCATTTCCTGGATGTGGGCGCTGTCCTCGAGCATGATGCCAAGCAGGTCCCGGGTCGGCGGAGTGCAGTAGATCTTTCCGGAAAATCCGGTTTTGACCATGCGGGGCAGCAGCCCGGAATGGTCGATATGGGCGTGGGTGATCAGGAAAAAGTCCATTTCTCTTGGGACATAGACGGCCGTGTCCAGGTTGCGGCGCTCGATGGGCTCGCTGCCCTGGTGCATGCCGCAGTCGATGGCGAAGCGGGCGGAGTCTGTTTCGATCACATGGCAGGAGCCGGTGACGGTGCCGGCCGCGCCGAGGAACTTGACCTTCATGAAGCCTCCGAGGTGTGGGCCGGACGGCCGGCCGCGTCTTGATAAGAAACGCCCTACCGGGCAAGATCAAAGGGCTTGGGCGCTTGGCGGAAGTCGGCATGTATCCCGTTTGGCCGCCGCTGAAAAGGGCCGTGCCCGGTTCCCGGCGAAGGAGACTCCATGAGCGCCTCGCGACAGTATCTCATCGACGACCTGTCCGTCACCGAATCCTGGCGGCTTTTCCGGATCATGGCCGAAATCGTCGATGGTTTCGAGGAAC encodes:
- a CDS encoding aminopeptidase — its product is MLTRTQLDKYADVLLWGLTTSRVEPYKPGDVVLVQFDLAALGLAEAVYAKLLARGLNPVPRLTLTPSMETAFYGSADEAQLVFQTPGQAVLHENVHGAMHLLAPDSLTHLSGIDPKRIATAALARKPLRDILVRREEKGEFGWTLCLYPTKELAAKAGMTGREYAAQVTAACFLKDADPVARWRTLYEEAREIKAWLNSIKAVSLRVESDNVDLTVTPGRHRRWLGLSGHNIPSFEIFTSPDWRGTSGRYYADQPSYRSGNYVRGVRLTFKDGVVTDIAAEQGEEFVRKQLAMDPGASRLGEFSLTDKRFSMIDRFMANTLYDENFGGPHGNCHVAVGSSYSDTFDGDPAGLDGPRKEELGFNDSALHWDLVNTEPKRVRARLADGHEATVYENGQFLY
- the infA gene encoding translation initiation factor IF-1, whose product is MAKEGAIEVDGVVQEALPNAMFRVELENGHEVLAHISGKMRKFYIRILPGDRVKVELSPYDLTRGRITYRLK
- a CDS encoding MBL fold metallo-hydrolase RNA specificity domain-containing protein; this encodes MKVKFLGAAGTVTGSCHVIETDSARFAIDCGMHQGSEPIERRNLDTAVYVPREMDFFLITHAHIDHSGLLPRMVKTGFSGKIYCTPPTRDLLGIMLEDSAHIQEMEAEWASRKSRRHGGRMVEALYTRADAAATVDRLVAIPYGQAFSPAPGVTAVYHNAGHILGSAFIELTLEKDGARTRMLFSGDLGRPDQLLVNNPDKPVDADYLFLEGTYGDRDHKDESQSRRELAEAIAYSYERGGKVIIPAFAVERTQEILFCLHLLSKEGKIPADLPVFVDSPLATKATEIFKRNPDYLDDETRVLFDRGEDPLSLPNLRFTQTTDQSREINTLKGPAIVISASGMCNAGRVKHHLRHNLWRQDASIVFVGFQAMGTPGRKIVDGAKTIRILGEEVAVNAKIFTIGGFSSHAGQSQILTWLSHFKVNHPQVFLVHGEQKALTTLAGLVRERFGLTVRIPQYLEEYTLTPGAEPLVSIDEAKARPRIDWEVLLAEMEGRLARMRERKEALTRRPTEEQAELRQRLVAVDAELLELLSEM